Proteins found in one Tamandua tetradactyla isolate mTamTet1 chromosome 1, mTamTet1.pri, whole genome shotgun sequence genomic segment:
- the PTCHD3 gene encoding patched domain-containing protein 3: MSRSSSRVAPDPAQQQQPPGAGAGAGSTLPAPELRPEPRAAPNGEREPEEGPEQESEAAPLRKGRPGAGSEGDAEEGPAPWSRPAASRSRASGSGSAASGAPGLGSRRLSETSRAATRGPSSMRDSESAAQRSEPPARARCRTDCLEAPLTRAFRRLGWQVGSHPWIFLLAPIVLTAVLGTGLVYLPTDEEEDLEENYTPMGSPAKAERRFVQGHFATNDSYRFSASRKSTEVNFASILVVSHTDSLLEPDIFSEVSKLDRAVQTLFVALEDGTQVHYEDVCAKYRDGCVPPNPLLAAWQRDESLDLHTITFPVLNLSRQPIHLTGLVGGTVLGETRGNSQLLLEAKAMRLQYFLKTELEVDNESSKTWLNHFLNRFSDMEKVLALRKIQVVYFTSLSRQLEFEATSMTVIPLFHLAYLLIILFAIISCYRCDCVRNKMCAAAFGVVSVALAVVSGFGLMLYFGVPFVIIVANSPFLILGVGVDDMFIMISAWQKTSLMDNIRQRLSSVYSKVAVSITITSITNILAFYTGIMTSFRSVQYFCIYTGTTLLFCYFYNITCFGAFLALDGKREVVCLRWLKKPETPDQKCSSLKKACCLPFSALPDELGTGTHPMNLFFRDYFGPFLTSTESKFFVVLIYILYIISSIYGCFQVQEGLDLRNLASDDSYIIPYFNIDEQYFSNYGPRVMVVVTENIKYWDKDIRQKLEQCISDFEYNDYVDKNLTEFWLQTYVQYMEEKKQDLNDKNTFVNGIPNFLNEFPNFIYDINISSSHGIVSSRAFIQTLGVASAAHKKIMLHQLRSIAEKCEIPLMVYNQAFIYFDQYAAILENTVRNVIVASLAMFVVSLLLIPHPLCSLWVTFAIASVIVGVTGFMAFWNVDLDSISMINLVICIGFSFDFSAHISYAFICSSKPSVNQKSIEALYLLGYPVLQSAISTVIGVCVLSVAKAYIFRTFFKIMFLVMVFGAAHGLIFIPVFLTFFGKFV, translated from the exons ATGAGCCGCAGCTCCTCTCGAGTGGCGCCAGACCCCgcgcagcagcagcagccgccAGGGGCAGGGGCCGGGGCCGGGTCCACGCTGCCGGCGCCCGAATTGCGGCCGGAGCCCCGGGCGGCGCCAAACGGCGAACGGGAGCCGGAGGAGGGGCCCGAGCAGGAGTCCGAGGCCGCGCCGCTGCGGAAGGGGCGGCCGGGGGCGGGCTCCGAGGGGGACGCGGAGGAGGGCCCCGCGCCCTGGTCTCGCCCCGCGGCGTCGCGCTCCCGGGCGTCGGGTTCCGGCTCGGCGGCTTCGGGGGCGCCGGGGCTCGGCAGCAGGCGCTTGTCGGAGACGTCGCGGGCGGCGACGCGGGGGCCGTCGTCGATGCGGGACTCGGAGTCGGCGGCGCAGCGCTCCGAGCCCCCCGCCCGGGCCCGCTGCCGCACTGACTGCCTGGAGGCGCCGCTCACCCGCGCCTTCCGACGGCTGGGGTGGCAGGTGGGCTCGCACCCCTGGATCTTCCTGCTGGCGCCCATCGTGCTCACGGCGGTGCTCGGCACCGGCCTGGTGTACCTGCCCACCGACGAAGAGGAGGACCTGGAGGAGAACTACACCCCGATGGGTAGCCCGGCCAAGGCGGAGCGGCGCTTCGTGCAGGGCCACTTCGCCACCAACGACTCCTACCGCTTCTCGGCCTCCAGGAAGAGCACCGAGGTCAACTTCGCCTCGATCCTGGTGGTCTCGCACACCGACTCGCTGCTGGAACCCGACATCTTTTCCGAAGTGAGTAAATTGGACCGCGCGGTGCAGACTCTGTTTGTGGCGCTGGAAGACGGCACCCAGGTGCACTACGAGGATGTGTGCGCCAAGTACCGGGACGGCTGCGTGCCCCCCAACCCTCTGCTGGCCGCCTGGCAGCGCGACGAGAGCCTAGACCTGCACACCATCACCTTCCCGGTCCTCAACCTCTCCCGCCAGCCCATCCACCTGACCGGCCTGGTCGGGGGGACAGTCCTCGGCGAGACGAGGGGAAACAGCCAGCTGCTCCTGGAGGCCAAAGCCATGCGGCTGCAGTACTTCCTGAAGACCGAGCTCGAGGTGGACAACGAAAGTAGCAAGACGTGGTTGAACCATTTCCTGAACCGCTTTAGCGACATGGAGAAGGTGCTGGCCTTAAGGAAGATCCAG GTGGTCTACTTTACATCACTTTCCAGACAACTGGAATTTGAGGCAACTTCTATGACAGTGATCCCTTTGTTTCACTTGGCATACCTTCTAATCATATTATTTGCAATCATATCATGCTACAG GTGTGACTGTGTACGAAACAAGATGTGCGCTGCGGCCTTTGGAGTGGTTTCTGTGGCTTTGGCAGTGGTGAGCGGCTTTGGCCTGATGTTATACTTTGGAGTGCCGTTTGTGATCATAGTTGCAAATTCACCATTTCTTATTCTGG GCGTTGGGGTCGATGACATGTTTATCATGATTTCTGCCTGGCAGAAGACCAGCCTCATGGACAACATAAGACAGCGGCTATCCAGTGTCTATTCAAAGGTGGCAGTGTCCATTACAATCACCTCCATCACCAACATCCTGGCCTTCTATACTGGGATCATGACCTCTTTCAGATCCGTACAGTACTTTTGCATCTATACAGGAACGACCCTgctcttttgttatttttataacatCACCTGTTTTGGAGCATTTTTGGCCTTGGATGGCAAAAGAGAAGTAGTCTGTCTACGCTGGCTGAAAAAGCCAGAGACTCCTGACCAAAAATGTTCCTCATTAAAAAAGGCATGCTGTCTCCCCTTCAGTGCTCTTCCTGATGAACTTGGAACTGGGACCCATCCAATGAATTTGTTCTTTAGAGACTATTTTGGCCCTTTTCTCACGAGCACAGAATCTAAGTTTTTTGTGGTGCtgatatacattttatatatcataAGCAGTATATATGGGTGTTTCCAAGTGCAGGAGGGTTTAGACCTTCGAAATCTAGCAAGTGACGATTCCTACATCATACCATATTTCAATATAGATGAacagtatttttcaaattatgGTCCCAGGGTTATGGTCGTTGTTactgaaaatattaaatactggGATAAAGATATTAGGCAAAAATTGGAACAATGTATAAGTGATTTTGAATACAATGACTATGTAGATAAAAATCTTACAGAGTTTTGGTTACAAACATATGTGCaatatatggaagaaaaaaaacaagatctAAATGATAAGAATACTTTTGTTAACGGTattcccaattttttaaatgaatttccaaattttatttatgatattaaTATTTCATCATCACATGGTATCGTATCTTCCCGGGCCTTCATTCAGACCCTGGGTGTTGCTTCTGCAGCGCATAAGAAGATAATGCTACACCAGCTACGAAGCATCGCCGAAAAGTGTGAAATTCCCCTAATGGTTTATAACCAAGCATTCATATATTTCGATCAGTATGCTGCAATATTGGAAAACACTGTTCGAAATGTCATTGTTGCATCACTAGCTATGTTCGTTGTTTCCTTACTGTTAATTCCTCATCCACTCTGTTCTTTATGGGTAACTTTTGCTATTGCTTCTGTGATCGTGGGAGTAACAGGTTTCATGGCATTCTGGAACGTTGATCTGGACTCCATATCCATGATTAATCTTGTCATTTGTATAgggttttcttttgatttttctgcACACATTTCCTACGCATTTATCTGTAGTTCTAAGCCTTCAGTCAACCAAAAATCAATTGAGGCATTGTATCTGTTAGGCTATCCAGTATTACAAAGTGCAATTTCAACAGTAATAGGGGTGTGTGTTTTATCTGTAGCTAAAGCCTACATCTTCAGGACATTTTTTAAGATTATGTTTCTGGTTATGGTATTTGGGGCTGCTCATGGcctaatttttattccagtattCCTAACCTTTTTTGGAAAGTTTGTTTGA